A segment of the Natrinema sp. DC36 genome:
CGTCTCGTTCAGCTTACGCTCGCCAATGGCGCCACAGACGTGGCACTCTTGTGAGGTGTACTCTTCAGGGACCGTTTCGACTTCGATCCTGTACTCACCCGCAACTGTCCGCAGCCGGTAGTTGGCGGTTGAAAGCAGCCACGACGTCCCGCGGTGGGCATCTGGATCGGTTAGCCATGCCCACAGATCTGGGTCATAGTGAGAGTCCTCGAGGACGATCACGGGATCGTCGTAGGCACTGGCGTACTCGCAGACCTCGTGTGCGGCGGCGTCGATGAGATCGACGATCGCGTCGTGGCGCTGTTGAACGTAGCCGGCGATCGCCTCACGGGAGTAGTCGTCCCCGGCGAGTAACGCGACCGTCTGGTTACGAAGATCGTCTAGCTGCTGGCAGATCTCTTCACCCCGAACCATCAAGGCACCCTTCCAGTCGGGCATCCCTGCCGGGCATGCGACGTACAGATACCGCTCACCGAGATCGATACCAATCGGCATCTGGGACATCACATCCCACCTCCTGCAGTACTGCGGCCGCCATCGTGATCCCGGAATCTGACACTCATCAAACGGCGGTATGCAGCGAGCAGTTCATGGCTTTCAGCGGGATCAGTGCATGCGGCGATCGCGCCCTCGAGCCCGCGTTCTGCTCGGGTGATCTCGGTCTGGAACTGTTGTGTCGTCGGGATACTCCCGGATCCGTCGGTTGCAATCGTCTCTTTGCGTGTGGGGTTCGTCTCGGACTCGCTCGAACCATCTAGGTCGCCGGCTTCGGCGGCACTCCTAGACCCGATATCATCAGGTGATGATATCTCGAGTAGTTGGTGCGCCGTGCTCTTCCGCTGATCCTCTGGCCCAATGATGTCGAAGTCGTTGAGCCGTGTCCGGATGGTTTCACGACTGACCGACCCATCGAACACATCCTGAGCAATCTCGGAACAAGTGAGATCTTCCTCATGATAGAGGCGTTCGAGCGCCTCTGGGTCGTCCCACTCTCCTTCTTTTCGAGTGCCTATCGAACCGTCCTCGTAATCGTTCGGGCTTCGGCGCTCGATCTCGTGATGGTCCATCCACCGTGAAACCGTGGAGTTGGCACAGCCGAGTTCGTCTGCGACGTCGCTGATCGTCAGCCTCTCGTCGTGGTAGAGTTCCCGAAGCGTCGCTTCGTTACGCCATGGTGGCTGGTAGGTGTCGACGAAGTCCCGGATCGCTTCGCGGATTCCATCGCTCCGACTCTCAAACTGATTCTGATAGTCAATTGTAACATCCAGTTCTTCGAGTAGCGAATCCGGGACGCGGATGCCCAAGTTTGACGTTGGTTCTCCGCCGTCAGGACGGAGGCTCTGCGCACCGCTCGCATCTCCATCACCGTGGAACGGCTTTCCGCAGCGGTGGCACTTGTACGACAGATCGCTCTCTGCATCACAGACACGACAGTAGCGACCACTCATCGCTGATCACGCTCCTCGTGGATCGCGGCAACTCCAGGCGAGGGCCCGCGGACACTGACCGACCCCGATGCGGGCTCGTCGCCGAACAGTTCGGCGCAGCACCGGAGCGCAGCGCCGAGCGAATCGTGCTCCACTCCACAGAGGTCACAGCGCTCGGCGCTCATGCTGAATCACCTTCCACCATCTCGAGGCGGCGCATGTCCTCGCGGTACTGGTTGAAACACTCGCCGGAGTGCAGCGGGTGACCGTTCGAAGTCACAGGGTAATCGCCAGCGTGGACTTCTTCCTGACAGTTCCAGCACATCGGTGCGTGGCGTGACTCGAACGCCTCGTCGAGACGGGCCGGGTCGCGCATCCGGATCGGCATCCCGACACAGCCGTGCGGGCAGGCCAGCCCGATTGCGTGAGCTGGAACATCCGCCCGGAACTCGACACGAAGATCGGCCTCACACTCTGGGCACTGGTAGATCGAGACCACGTCGCCGAGATCGTCGTAGTCGCCAGCGTCGTCGGGGTCGATCATGCCTCCGCCCCGCTATCCTCGAGCGTCTTCTGCTCGGCCTCTTGCTTCTCTTCGACTTCGGCTTCATCGTCGAACGTCGCGATCGGGACGATCTCCTCGTGGATGAATCGGCCGAGCAGCTCGGGCTTCATCTCGGCGGGTTCCCAGATGGCCAGATATCCGCTCGAGTAGATGACCAGGCGGACGAACTGGTCGCGCCAGTGGGTCGTCAGGGCGACACCGACGTCGGCGTTGACCGCCTTGGACTTGAGCGCCCCGTGGCCCCACTCGATCGAGACATCGTCGATGTTGGACTCGTGGGTAGCCATCTCGACGGTCCACGTCCGATCAGCGTCACGCTGGTTTCGAACGAACTCCCACGGTTTGAGCCGCACCGGCGCGATCTCCGGCCCGGCGAACCGCGAGAAGTCGTTGAACGGCCAGTCGGGCTCGTGGTCGAGGTCGCTCGTGTGCGTCCGCTCGGCGAGGATCCAGCCCTCGCCATCGACGTCGGCGACCCACTCGCTCGCGACCTTCCGGGTGACCTTGCGCGTCTCGGTCTCGATCTCGTGGCCGTCGAGCAGGACGCGTTCTTCCTCCTGGGGGACTTCGCCGGCGACCAGTCCGGACTGGATGACGAGGTCGTCCAGGTATGTCTGGGTCTCCTCAACCTCGAGGGCGCGACCGGTCTGGTCGTGGTGGTTCTCGAGGGGGTCGGCGGCGGATTCGGCGAGCAGCGCGAACTGGCCGGCGATCATGCCGCCCCACCCCCTGTGTTCTCGGAACCGTCACCGCGATCTCCCATCGCCTGCTCGTACGCGTCACTGATGTGGCCGCTGTACTCGGTCGGGATCAGCAGTCGAGCGGCATGCTCGAACGACCGGGGCCGTCCCTCGCCGGGATCGTCGTCGACGGCGAGCGCCCGCCCCATCATCGTCTCGATCAGGCTGTGGGCGATCGCCTCGGTGTCGGCGTCGGACTTGCCGTCGACTGGGGCCAGGTGGCCCTCGTAGCCGAAGTGCTCGAGCGAATCCGCGACCGCCGGAACATCTGCAGCTTCCGGATCGTCCCACAGACCGAGGCTGACGGTTGCGTCCTCGCCGACGAAGACACTCTCGCCGCTCCCGGTCTGCCGCTCGATCAGCTCCTCACCAGTGTCGTTGTCCTCGAGCTTGAGGCGGACAACGCGGCCGCCGGCGAGGATCAGACGCAGCCCGTCGGAGACCGGGATGACCGACTTCGTCCCCGTCACTGGCCGTCACCTCCGTTGAACCCGACCGCGACCGTGTACCCACTTGCGATCCACTCGTCCTCGCCATCGCCCGTCACGAGGTAGCGGTGAGCGCCGAGCATCGGGCCACCGTTCAGCGGCTCGAGTGTGTCCGCGCGAGCCTCGGCGTCATCGAACTCCTGGGCGACCTCGAGACGGCGGACGAGTGCAGCGGTCTCGTCGACGTCGTCGTCCTTGAGGCGGGAGTCGTTGGCGTCGGTGCTCACGCCGTCTCACCTCCGATCGTCATGGCTGCGTCGTTTTCGTCGAATTCAAGCTCCGTTTCCGAATCGCCCTCAGTGTCAAACCGTTGGTCGAGATCCTCGAGCAGGTCGACGAACGCGTCGAAGTGCGGGCCGGGTTCGACGTGGTGGCCTCGAGGCCCCAGATCGATCACGTCGCGTCTGTCGAGTTTCGGCAGGTGATCCTGGTAGAGCGCGATATACGTTGACTTGCGCTTGGATTCGGTGACTGACGCGATCGCGTCCGCAAGCGCGCCGACTTCCATCGGACCGAGCGTATCGACGTAGTCGATTACGAGCCGACGACGCTCGTTGCTCACTAGGTGCAGCGTCGTGTCCATCGGGAGTTCGATGGGTTCAGGTCCAGGATCACGACCGAGCAACGAGGACAGTAGCTCGAGCGGTTGCATCTACTTCTCACCCCCGTTGAGATGCGCCTCGAGCCACTCGAACTCGTGCCTAAGAGCGGTATGGCCTTTCTCCGTCAGTGCGTAATTGTTCGTCCGCTTGTCGAGTTCGGACTTGTCGACGAATTCCTGATCGACCAGCTTGTCAAGATTCGGATACAATCGGCCGTGATTTATCTCTTCTCCGTAGTATTCTGAAAGCTCTTCTTTGACCGCCAGACCGTACCGATCGTCAGCTGCGAGGATCGCGAGGATCCGAACCTGGAACTTCGTCAGGTCGGCCGCAGTCTCTTGAATTTCCGTTTCAGTTTCACTCGATTCGATACCGCTATCCGTTCCGGGGTTGTTCTCCCCGGTAACTCCATGCGTCATTGTTGATTGTGGCGTG
Coding sequences within it:
- a CDS encoding PadR family transcriptional regulator, producing MTHGVTGENNPGTDSGIESSETETEIQETAADLTKFQVRILAILAADDRYGLAVKEELSEYYGEEINHGRLYPNLDKLVDQEFVDKSELDKRTNNYALTEKGHTALRHEFEWLEAHLNGGEK